The genomic interval AGCTCAATCCGGCGCCGTTCTGCCTGCTCGACGAGGTCGACGCGCCGCTCGACGAGGCCAATGTCGGCCGCTTCACCGCGATGGTCCGCGAGATGAGCGAGCAGGTGCAGTTCCTGTTCGTCAGCCACAACAAGGCGACGATGGAAGCCGCATCCCAACTCAGTGGCGTTACCATGCGCGAGCCGGGCGTCAGCCGCCTGGTGTCTGTCGATCTTGCCGAAGCCACGCGACTGGCCGGCGCCGCCTAGGAGAACACCGCCAATGACCGATGAGTGGATGCTGCGTATCGGAATCATCGTCGCCGGCGCGCTGCTGATGGCGGCGATCTGGTACTTCGGGACGCGCCCGCGCGGCGGACAGGGACGGCGCATCGCGCCTGCCGAGGACGCACGACGCGAGCCGACGCTCGGCGCGCAGCTCGAGCGCGAACTGGGCGAGGGCGACCCGGCGCAGGCGCCGGGCGACGGCGACGTGGTGCAGGCGGAGATGGATCTGCTCGACCGCACCGTTGGTACCGTCTCGCCCAACAGCGAACTGGGCAAGCGCAACACCGACGACTTCGACAAGATCGTCACGCTCTACATCGCCGCGCGTGCGGGCAATGTGCTGCGCGGGCCGGACATCGTGGTCGCGGCCGAGAAGACCGGCCTGACCTACGGGCACATGAACGTATTCCACCGCCTCGTCGACGGCCATCCCGAGCGCGGACCGATCTTCAGCGTCGCCAACATCCGCAGCCCCGGCAGTTTCGAGATGGCCGAGATCCAGACCATGGAAACGCCGGCGATCGCGTTCTTCCTGACCCTGCCGGCGCCGGTCCGTGCGCTCGATGCCTGGGACACGATGCTGCCGACCGCCGAGCGCATGGCCGAACTGCTCGACGGCGTGTTGCTCGACGAACAGCGCAACGCCCTGGGCCGCCAGCGCGTCGCCGGCCTGCGCGACGAACTGCGCGCCTGGGACCGCGAACGCGACGCGCCGCCGGTGACCCGCAGCCCGCGCTGGTGACCGTGCGCGGATGTCGATCCGGGGGATTGAACCGCTGATCGCCTACGACCGGGGCCGCGCGGCCTGGACCAGGTCATTGCATGGGCGGTGCCGCCCTTAACGGCGCCTTCGTCACTGCGTCGGGTTGCGCTGGACGCCTACAATCTGCGCATGTCCAGACCTTCCCCCGCCGAGCGCGTCGCCGAACTGCGTGCACGCATCGAAGATGCCAACCATCGCTATTACGTGCTCGACGATCCATCGATCCCGGACGCCGATTACGACGCGTTGATGCGCGAGCTCGAGGCGTTGGAAGCGGCGCATCCTGAGCTCGCCAGCGAGGATTCGCCCACGCGCACGGTCGGCGCGCGCCCCGACGGTGGCTTTCCGGAAGTCCAGCACGCCATCCCGATGCTGTCGTTGGCCAATGCGTTCGAGACCGCGGGCGTGCCCGACGATGCCGACGACCGCACGCGGTTTTCCGAGGTCGCCGACTTCGAGCGGCGGATCGAGCAGAAGCTCGACATCGCCGCACCGGTGTTTTCGGTCGAGCCCAAGCTCGACGGCCTCGCGATCAGCCTGCGCTACGAGGACGGCGTGTTCGTGCAGGGCGCGACGCGCGGCGACGGGGCCACGGGCGAGAACGTCACCGCGAACCTGCGCCAGGTGCGTGCGGTGCCGCTCCGGCTCCGTCTCGACGGCGCGCCCGCGCCTGCGGTCCTGGAGGTGCGCGGCGAGATCTACATGCCGCGCAAGGCGTTCGCCGACTGGAACGCGAAGGCGCTCGAGCGCAACGAGAAGCTGCTGGCCAACCCGCGCAATGGTGCGGCCGGCTCGCTGCGCCAGCTTGATCCGGCGGTCACGCGTCGCCGGCCGCTGGCGTTTTTCGCCTATTCGGTTGGCGAGGTCCGCGGCCTGGAACTGCCCGAGACCCATTCGCAGACGCTGGCGCTGCTGCGCGGGTTCGGATTTCCGGTCGCGCCCGAGGTCGAGACTGCGACCGGCTTCGAAGGCCTGATCGCCTATTTCCGCCGCATCGGTGCACAGCGCGACGCGCTGCCGTACGACATCGACGGGGTGGTCTACAAACTCGACGACTACGACCAGCAACGTGCGATGGGGTTCGTGTCGCGCTCGCCGCGCTGGGCGCTGGCGCATAAATTCCCGGCGCAGGAGCAGTCGACGCTGCTGCGCGCGATTGAGGTGCAGATCGGCCGGACCGGTGCGGTCACGCCGGTCGCGCGGCTTGAGCCAGTCCAGGTCGCCGGGGTCACGGTGACCAACGCGACGCTGCACAACGCCGACCAGATCGCGCGGCTCGACGTGCGCGAGGGCGACACGGTGATCGTGCGCCGCGCTGGCGACGTGATCCCCGAGATCGTGCGCGTGATCGAGGAGCAGCGCCCCGCCGATGCGGTGCCCTGGTCGATGCCGGCCGCGTGTCCGGTCTGCGGCTCCGAGTTGGTACGCGAAGAGGGCGCGATCGCCTGGCGCTGCAGCGGCGGACTCACGTGTCCGGCGCAGCGCAAGGAGGCCGTGCGGCACTTCGCCTCGCGTCGCGCGCTCGACATCGAGGGCCTGGGCGACAAGCAGGCCGAGGCCCTGGTCGAATTCGGGTTCGTGCATTCGCCGGCCGATCTCTACGCGCTGACGGTCGCGGATCTCGTGCGGATGAAGACCGCGCTCGACGCCGCGACCGCCGCCGACTTCCAGCAGGCGATCGCCGACAGCAAAGGCGGGCTGGTGCTTGATGCTGAAGGGGTGGCCGTCCTGGCCGACGAGGCGCCGGTCTGGAAAGACGCCGCGTTCCTGCGCGCGCATCTGGCCGTCGAGGCCGGCGGCAAGCTCGCGACCAAGTGGGCTGAAAACCTTGTCGCCGGCATCGACGCCAGCCGCCACACCACGCTGGCGCGCTTCCTGTTCGCGCTCGGCATCCCGCACCTGGGCGAAACGACAGCGAAGTCGCTGGCGCAGTGGCTGGGCACGCTCGACTTCATCCGCAGCACGCCCGCGGTGTTGCTGCAGGCGCTGCCCGACATCGGCGGCGAGGTCGCGCGCTCGATCGCGACGTTCTTCGAGCAGCCAGGCAACGTCGCGGTGGTCGATGCGCTGATCGTGGCGGGGGTGCGCTTCTCCGATGAGACAGCGCCGTCCGCCGAACTGCGCGATCGGCTGGACCTGACGCACCTGCTGGCGACGTTGCCGGTCGACAAACTCGGCGGCAAGAGCGCCGAGCGCCTGGCGCAGACCTACGGCACGCTCGCGGCGCTGTTGCGCGCGAATGAAAGCGGCTGGGCCGGCGCGGGCGCGTCCACTGCGGGCGCTGCGAATCTTGCGGCGTATCTGGCCGACGACCGGGCGCGCCAAGCGCTCATCGACGCTGACGTGGCGATGCAACGCTTGCTCGCCGCCGCCCCGGCGCGGGCGGTGCGCAGCAGTGGCCCGCTCGACGGCAAGAGCGTGGTGCTGACCGGCACGCTGGCGTCGATGACCCGCGACGAGGCCGGCGAGAAGCTCGAAGCGCTGGGCGCGAAGATCGTCGGCAGCGTATCGAAGAAGACATCGCTGGTGGTTGCCGGCGACGCGGCCGGCTCCAAGCTCGACAAGGCCCAGGCGCTGGGCGTCGAGATCTGGGACGAGGCCGCGCTGCTGGCGTTCCTCGAGGCGCAGGCGTGACGGTGCCGAGCGGGCCGAGCGCGTCCTTCGAGGCGCTGCGTCTGCGCGCGCGCCTCAATGCCGTGTTGCGCGGCTTCTTCGCCGAGCGCGATGTGGTCGAGGTCGAGACGCCGGTGCTGTCGCGCGCCGGCA from Luteimonas sp. S4-F44 carries:
- the ligA gene encoding NAD-dependent DNA ligase LigA, with protein sequence MSRPSPAERVAELRARIEDANHRYYVLDDPSIPDADYDALMRELEALEAAHPELASEDSPTRTVGARPDGGFPEVQHAIPMLSLANAFETAGVPDDADDRTRFSEVADFERRIEQKLDIAAPVFSVEPKLDGLAISLRYEDGVFVQGATRGDGATGENVTANLRQVRAVPLRLRLDGAPAPAVLEVRGEIYMPRKAFADWNAKALERNEKLLANPRNGAAGSLRQLDPAVTRRRPLAFFAYSVGEVRGLELPETHSQTLALLRGFGFPVAPEVETATGFEGLIAYFRRIGAQRDALPYDIDGVVYKLDDYDQQRAMGFVSRSPRWALAHKFPAQEQSTLLRAIEVQIGRTGAVTPVARLEPVQVAGVTVTNATLHNADQIARLDVREGDTVIVRRAGDVIPEIVRVIEEQRPADAVPWSMPAACPVCGSELVREEGAIAWRCSGGLTCPAQRKEAVRHFASRRALDIEGLGDKQAEALVEFGFVHSPADLYALTVADLVRMKTALDAATAADFQQAIADSKGGLVLDAEGVAVLADEAPVWKDAAFLRAHLAVEAGGKLATKWAENLVAGIDASRHTTLARFLFALGIPHLGETTAKSLAQWLGTLDFIRSTPAVLLQALPDIGGEVARSIATFFEQPGNVAVVDALIVAGVRFSDETAPSAELRDRLDLTHLLATLPVDKLGGKSAERLAQTYGTLAALLRANESGWAGAGASTAGAANLAAYLADDRARQALIDADVAMQRLLAAAPARAVRSSGPLDGKSVVLTGTLASMTRDEAGEKLEALGAKIVGSVSKKTSLVVAGDAAGSKLDKAQALGVEIWDEAALLAFLEAQA
- the zipA gene encoding cell division protein ZipA, whose protein sequence is MTDEWMLRIGIIVAGALLMAAIWYFGTRPRGGQGRRIAPAEDARREPTLGAQLERELGEGDPAQAPGDGDVVQAEMDLLDRTVGTVSPNSELGKRNTDDFDKIVTLYIAARAGNVLRGPDIVVAAEKTGLTYGHMNVFHRLVDGHPERGPIFSVANIRSPGSFEMAEIQTMETPAIAFFLTLPAPVRALDAWDTMLPTAERMAELLDGVLLDEQRNALGRQRVAGLRDELRAWDRERDAPPVTRSPRW